A region of Colletotrichum destructivum chromosome 11, complete sequence DNA encodes the following proteins:
- a CDS encoding Putative P-loop containing nucleoside triphosphate hydrolase has product MDAVAERAKEIGKEAAEDGVCSIFQYVRSKVQRFMTRTSGAPKAEPTPMDWILEMRTMGLKIQYDTPIRGHVDWIKDEILFRRAQFGMGQLSNMMHGLVQEAREMLAKLTMTGKGEKLRQALLAILWASVEDDHSEQRLGYLFLRDERNAADNARQEVFDPTARRAYKHAFGQFRKRLWLLMHMLSSQPRRATELAGIQHSNTANGGVQNVFAHKGLMCFVTAYHKGFRSTGQAKVIHQYLLQEADKILLGARGQQDKEIEQVGSTSTDDGSDDGTDETAAWTSQLLRSQLNVSMWRHIAIAIANQYLNEAFGRPSEGGPDEDDKADNVDDSPLVYARLMMQFGSRTAAKQQQFRQISQQWHQFFDFSAEDRKAGAGAGSRTGAKRQAEPYDGVRTEARLRRQGRLQQADLEGQLRQMAGAPGATFQGNQAQAVRAIVDRHSPVVQIMGTGGSKSVSFMLPAFCSPDGVTIVVTPLVSLRLDLHVCCNKARIQSKGFYNFILQLQARQALDWIVLNKCYIVLEGNATFQLKLQEVGAAVREFGVQTTTQKNVQYLVVGVKSNSKGREDAVKAKVEQLGKMLGCLTFFSSVNLVEGKAVRLET; this is encoded by the exons ATGGATGCTGTGGCAGAGAGAGCCAAAGAGATCGGCAAGGAGGCGGCTGAGGACGGGGTCTGCAGCATATTCCAGTACGTGCGCAGCAAGGTGCAGAGGTTCATGACCCGGACATCAGGCGCACCCAAGGCGGAACCGACACCGATGGACTGGATCTTGGAGATGCGCACGATGGGGTTGAAGATCCAGTACGACACGCCCATCCGCGGGCATGTGGACTGGATCAAAGACGAGATCTTGTTCCGGCGGGCGCAGTTCGGCATGGGCCAGCTATCCAACATGATGCACGGGCtggtgcaggaggccagggagATGCTTGCTAAGCTGACGATGACAGGCAAGGGAGAGAAGCTAAGGCAGGCGCTGCTAGCAATCCTGTGGGCGTCTGTGGAGGACGACCACAGCGAGCAGCGGCTGGGATACTTGTTCTTGCGGGACGAGCGCAACGC GGCGGACAACGCCAGGCAGGAGGTGTTCGACCCAACAGCCCGCCGGGCGTACAAGCACGCTTTCGGGCAGTTCCGCAAGCGTCTGTGGCTGTTGATGCACATGCTCAGCAGCCAGCCCAGGCGGGCGACAGAGCTGGCAGGGATCCAGCACAGCAACACAGCAAACGGAGGGGTCCAGAACGTATTTGCGCACAAGGGGTTGATGTGCTTTGTGACGGCGTACCACAAGGGGTTCCGCAGCACAGGCCAGGCCAAGGTGATCCACCAGTATCTGCTGCAGGAG GCTGACAAGATTCTGCTGGGGGCTAGGGGGCAGCAAGACAAGGAGATAGAGCAGgtcggcagcaccagcacagacgacggcagcgacgacggcacaGACGAGACGGCAGCGTGGAC CAGCCAGCTACTTAGGAGCCAGCTCAACGTCAGCATGTGGCGAcacatcgccatcgccatcgccaaccaGTACTTGAACGAGGCATTCGGACGACCCAGCGAGGGCGGgccggacgaggacgacaaggcAGACAACGTCGACGACAGCCC GCTCGTCTACGCGCGGCTCATGATGCAGTTCGGCAGcaggacggcggccaagcagcagcagttcCGCCAGATCAGCCAGCAGTGGCACCAGTTCTTCGACTTTAGCGCAGAAGACCGCAaggcgggggcgggggcagGGTCGAGGACGGGAGCCAAGCGGCAGGCCGAGCCGTACGACGGTGTCCGAACGGAGgcccggctccggcggcagGGGCGTCTCCAGCAGGCCGATCTGGAGGGGCAGCTTCGGCAGATGGCGGGCGCACCGGGGGCAACGTTCCAGGGCAACCAGGCGCAGGCGGTACGGGCCATTGTCGACAGGCACAGCCCAGTGGTGCAGATCATGGGGACAGGCGGCAGCAAGAGCGTGTCGTTCATGCTGCCGGCGTTCTGCTCGCCCGATGGGGTGACGATCGTAGTGACGCCGCTTGTATCGCTACGCTTGGATTTGCACGTCTGCTGCAACAAAGCCAGGATCCAGTC CAAGGGGTTCTACAACTTCAtcctgcagctgcaggcTAGGCAGGCGCTTGACTGGATTGTTCTTAATAAGTGCTACATTGTGCTGGAGGGGAACGCAACATTCCAGCTGAAGCTGCAGGAGGTTGGGGCCGCCGTGCGCGAGTTTGGGGTGCAGACA ACGACGCAGAAGAACGTCCAGTACTTGGTCGTTGGCGTCAAGAGCAACAGCAAGGGCAGGGAGGATGCAGTTAAGGCTAAG GTAGAGCAGCTAGGTAAGATGCTAGGGTGCCTGACGTTCTTTAGCAGCGTCAACTTGGTTGAGGGTAAAGCAGTACGGCTAGAGACGTAG
- a CDS encoding Putative Zinc finger, MYND-type — translation MASLERRRQIRFRLCTECQSTAYCSVECQQTDWRPHRLLCKQFRRMGPRPSPSHHLVVYFPMEVDRPTLAWVGTTLAERGGGGSYYLPVLDHLLTVPGNNCNIGRSVQVVQGNLLRGRPTNPYILHVYYLDDLGIRNLVTNKALHGTVPPLVGDTWGETI, via the coding sequence ATGGCGAGTCTCGAAAGGCGAAGACAGATAAGGTTCCGGCTCTGCACTGAGTGCCAGTCGACCGCCTACTGCTCCGTCGAGTGCCAGCAGACCGACTGGCGTCCCCATCGCCTGCTTTGCAAACAGTTCCGCCGTATGGGGCCCcggccttcgccctcgcACCACCTCGTCGTGTACTTCCCGATGGAGGTGGACCGCCCGACCCTCGCTTGGGTAGGCACAACACTAGCGGAGAGAGGCGGGGGGGGTTCCTATTACCTTCCTGTCCTCGATCACCTCCTCACGGTGCCGGGCAACAACTGTAATATAGGGCGCAGCGTGCAGGTCGTCCAGGGCAACCTGCTCCGCGGCAGACCGACGAACCCGTACATTCTCCACGTCTACTACCTCGACGACCTAGGCATCCGTAACCTCGTCACCAACAAGGCCCTCCACGGAACTGTCCCTCCCCTGGTCGGGGATACGTGGGGCGAGACCATCTAG